In one window of Candidatus Sulfuricurvum sp. RIFRC-1 DNA:
- the secF gene encoding protein translocase subunit SecF translates to MELFKEDKVYNFLGKGKIFFVASFVLFFLAIALIATKGFSFGIDFTGGTVVQVKYQGVAPIDKVREALEKNELFKHASVTEFGSPEEIIIKTAASTDGLSKDIGDVTREILKGTGEFEIRRVDMVGPKVGDELRVKGLTAFLLTLAAIMAMVTFRYEWRFALAAIIAIVHDIVITFGFVSFFEIDFNIESVAALLMILGYSIHDTIIVYDRIREHIQESKNSDFVMIVNEAVSRTQSRTTLTSLTVFFVVLTLFLFGGDIMIGFSFPMLVGVIIGTYSSIFVAAQLVVWTGFSVSRYREKMAEKIKLQAEKEKMRAQFEQGIV, encoded by the coding sequence ATGGAATTGTTTAAAGAAGATAAAGTCTATAACTTCCTAGGCAAAGGGAAAATCTTTTTCGTTGCTTCGTTTGTCCTTTTCTTTTTAGCGATTGCTCTTATCGCGACAAAAGGATTTTCTTTCGGTATCGATTTTACCGGAGGAACGGTGGTTCAGGTAAAATATCAGGGTGTTGCCCCTATCGATAAAGTACGTGAAGCGTTGGAGAAAAATGAACTTTTTAAACACGCCAGTGTTACGGAATTCGGTTCTCCTGAAGAGATTATTATTAAAACGGCGGCATCGACGGATGGATTGAGCAAAGATATCGGAGACGTTACACGAGAGATACTCAAAGGAACGGGTGAATTTGAAATTCGTCGTGTCGATATGGTCGGACCGAAAGTCGGGGATGAACTTCGGGTTAAAGGGCTTACCGCGTTTCTTTTGACGTTGGCTGCAATTATGGCGATGGTTACGTTTCGGTATGAGTGGCGTTTTGCATTGGCGGCGATTATCGCGATCGTCCACGATATCGTTATTACGTTTGGTTTTGTCTCCTTTTTTGAGATCGATTTCAACATCGAGAGTGTTGCGGCACTCCTTATGATTCTGGGATACTCGATTCATGATACGATTATCGTATATGACCGTATACGTGAACATATTCAAGAGTCTAAAAACAGTGATTTTGTTATGATCGTGAATGAAGCGGTTTCTCGTACTCAGTCTCGTACAACATTGACCTCATTGACGGTATTTTTCGTCGTATTAACTCTCTTCTTGTTTGGGGGAGATATTATGATCGGTTTCAGTTTCCCGATGCTTGTCGGTGTTATAATCGGAACCTACAGCTCGATTTTCGTTGCTGCACAGCTTGTCGTGTGGACAGGGTTTAGTGTAAGTCGATATCGTGAAAAAATGGCGGAGAAAATCAAACTTCAAGCCGAAAAAGAGAAAATGCGCGCTCAGTTTGAGCAGGGCATTGTTTGA
- the leuS gene encoding leucine--tRNA ligase gives MNYTPASIEAKWQKTWSATKAYEPSTDFSKPKKYVLSMFPYPSGRIHMGHVRNYTIGDAFARYYRQQGFNVLHPIGWDSFGMPAENAAIKHGVHPKKWTYENIATMRGELAGLGLSFSEDREFATSNPEYTAFEQGFIIDMFNKGLLYRKQGFLNWCPHDLTVLANEQVVDGGCWRCGTEIVQKEMYQYYLRISDYAEELLESLKTLEGKWPKQVLTMQENWIGKSYGLEFAFKLDEESKAKLGAVYQSFDVFTTRPDTIYGVSYAALAPEHEIVRHMLSFGLLDQATSDAIKAMQRVSARDRATSPKEGVSLGIHVLHPLTGAKVPVWVANFVLTDYGSGAVMAVPAHDDRDYEFATKYDLPIKAVIFPSEGELPSGCAYTEAGTLRDSGEFNGLDNVTAKAAIMDHFENEKLGRKVINFRLKDWGISRQRYWGAPIPLIHCESCGIVPEDKSNLPVALPEDVVINGEGNPLEHHATWKHCACPKCGNPAIRETDTMDTFIQSSWYFLRYTVKNDYTEALDKQALDYWMGVDHYIGGIEHAILHLLYARFFTKMLRDLGYVNSDEPFEHLLTQGMVLKDGAKMSKSKGNTVDPGALVEKYGADTARLFILFAAPPTQELEWNDSAVEGAYRFLKRFADRSQYVNVTDRLPMIDHSTLSKEEKNARKKVYEALKRAQEVYTERHTFNTMIAGVMEAMNALNEQTNRDVWTEGYWILTSVMEPIVPHICWELSTEFFGGKNFGVQVVLEEVFEVDSVALGVSINGKNRSTIEVGVGESQEAIIEIAKAAVEKWIEGKEIVKAIVIPGKLVNLVIKG, from the coding sequence TTGAATTATACCCCCGCATCGATTGAGGCCAAGTGGCAGAAAACTTGGAGTGCAACCAAAGCGTATGAACCCTCAACTGATTTTTCTAAACCTAAAAAATATGTTTTAAGTATGTTCCCTTATCCTTCGGGGCGCATCCACATGGGACACGTTCGTAACTACACGATCGGTGATGCCTTCGCCCGTTATTATCGTCAGCAGGGCTTTAACGTCCTTCACCCGATCGGCTGGGACAGTTTCGGAATGCCGGCAGAGAATGCGGCGATCAAACACGGTGTCCATCCGAAAAAATGGACCTATGAAAACATTGCGACGATGCGCGGAGAACTTGCAGGTCTTGGTCTTTCGTTTTCAGAAGATAGAGAGTTTGCGACCTCTAATCCTGAGTATACGGCGTTTGAACAGGGCTTCATCATCGATATGTTCAACAAAGGGCTCTTGTACCGGAAACAAGGGTTTTTGAACTGGTGTCCGCACGATTTAACCGTATTAGCCAACGAGCAGGTAGTTGACGGCGGATGTTGGAGATGCGGAACCGAGATCGTCCAAAAAGAGATGTATCAGTATTATCTCCGCATCAGCGATTATGCCGAAGAGCTCCTCGAATCGCTCAAAACGCTTGAGGGAAAATGGCCGAAGCAGGTTTTGACGATGCAGGAGAACTGGATCGGAAAATCGTACGGTTTGGAGTTTGCCTTCAAACTGGATGAAGAGAGTAAGGCTAAGCTTGGCGCAGTTTATCAAAGTTTTGATGTTTTCACCACCCGTCCCGACACGATCTACGGAGTAAGCTATGCGGCACTGGCACCTGAGCACGAAATCGTCCGTCATATGCTCTCGTTCGGGTTACTCGATCAAGCAACAAGCGACGCGATCAAAGCGATGCAGCGGGTCAGTGCACGTGATCGTGCAACCAGCCCGAAAGAGGGTGTATCACTCGGTATTCATGTTCTCCATCCTCTAACGGGGGCAAAAGTACCGGTATGGGTGGCGAATTTCGTTCTCACCGATTACGGCTCGGGTGCGGTTATGGCGGTTCCTGCCCATGATGATCGCGATTATGAGTTTGCGACCAAATATGATCTTCCGATCAAAGCAGTTATTTTCCCATCCGAGGGTGAACTGCCATCAGGGTGTGCCTATACCGAAGCGGGAACACTCCGTGATAGCGGAGAGTTCAACGGTTTGGATAACGTCACCGCTAAAGCTGCGATTATGGATCATTTCGAAAACGAAAAACTGGGCCGTAAAGTGATCAATTTCCGTCTCAAAGACTGGGGAATCAGCCGTCAGCGTTACTGGGGTGCACCGATCCCTCTGATTCATTGTGAATCGTGCGGAATCGTTCCCGAAGATAAATCCAATCTTCCGGTAGCACTTCCTGAGGATGTTGTGATCAACGGTGAGGGAAATCCTCTGGAACACCATGCGACGTGGAAACACTGCGCCTGTCCAAAATGCGGCAATCCCGCCATCCGCGAAACCGATACGATGGATACTTTTATCCAATCATCGTGGTATTTCCTCCGCTATACGGTCAAAAACGATTATACAGAGGCGCTAGACAAACAAGCCCTCGATTACTGGATGGGAGTAGATCACTACATCGGCGGGATTGAGCACGCGATCTTGCATCTGCTCTATGCCCGTTTCTTTACGAAAATGCTCCGTGATTTGGGTTACGTCAACAGCGATGAGCCGTTTGAGCATCTTCTCACTCAGGGTATGGTTCTTAAAGACGGAGCAAAAATGTCCAAGTCCAAAGGAAACACCGTCGATCCGGGTGCATTGGTCGAGAAATACGGTGCCGATACGGCGCGTCTCTTTATCCTTTTCGCTGCCCCTCCGACCCAAGAGTTGGAATGGAACGACAGTGCGGTGGAGGGGGCGTATCGCTTCCTCAAACGGTTTGCCGATCGCAGTCAATACGTTAATGTTACCGACCGCTTACCGATGATCGATCATAGTACCCTTTCCAAAGAGGAGAAAAACGCTCGTAAAAAAGTGTATGAGGCACTCAAGCGGGCTCAAGAGGTATACACGGAACGTCATACCTTTAACACGATGATTGCCGGTGTGATGGAAGCGATGAACGCATTGAACGAACAAACTAACCGTGATGTCTGGACGGAGGGGTATTGGATTCTTACCTCCGTGATGGAACCGATCGTTCCTCATATCTGTTGGGAACTCTCTACTGAATTTTTCGGCGGGAAAAACTTCGGTGTCCAAGTGGTGCTCGAAGAGGTATTTGAAGTCGATAGCGTAGCTCTGGGTGTCTCCATCAACGGTAAAAACCGCTCAACGATCGAAGTGGGCGTCGGTGAAAGCCAAGAAGCGATTATCGAGATTGCGAAAGCCGCAGTTGAGAAATGGATTGAGGGTAAAGAGATCGTAAAAGCGATTGTTATCCCCGGGAAACTTGTCAATCTCGTCATAAAAGGGTAA
- the lptE gene encoding LPS assembly lipoprotein LptE: protein MKYWILSTLILFAGCGYQPSSYYAKSVVGESVSTEVVISMEDPQNTVIIKDAVDMAVITKFRTSLVPKNASQTHLKIAISSVGFTPLRYDTNGYVITYRTTVVMSVERFSGDKREVYSTRGIYDFAIEPNAIITDQARFEAIRQGAQKGIDAFIAHVAAQGANSK, encoded by the coding sequence ATGAAATACTGGATACTGAGCACTTTGATCCTTTTTGCCGGATGCGGCTATCAGCCCTCAAGCTATTATGCCAAAAGTGTGGTAGGAGAGAGTGTCAGTACCGAAGTGGTGATTTCGATGGAAGATCCGCAAAATACCGTCATTATCAAAGATGCTGTTGATATGGCGGTAATTACAAAATTTCGTACTTCGTTAGTCCCTAAAAATGCTTCACAAACCCATCTTAAAATCGCGATTAGTTCAGTTGGATTTACCCCTTTGCGCTATGATACGAACGGTTATGTTATCACTTACCGTACTACGGTAGTGATGTCAGTTGAGCGTTTTAGCGGAGATAAGAGAGAGGTATATTCAACACGGGGGATTTATGATTTCGCGATTGAACCCAATGCGATTATAACCGATCAGGCCCGCTTCGAAGCGATACGCCAAGGGGCGCAAAAAGGGATCGATGCCTTTATCGCACACGTTGCGGCACAGGGTGCGAACTCGAAATAA
- a CDS encoding GGDEF domain-containing protein — MTINQIVRNTVERLKSEGKIWTPDTYAETFCSEAKKAGFSVEDCSGIDRYTPLFDKKTAEEIKQYRVRTTAELIRFLISKLSRLNPNEASVLVELLSSLAKQMAQSIDVLHNPEASALAKKTVAILETQGGATQIDLLKQAWVNFLTLYDDSFLMKLAPFGSVDTANLRSTIENLRFQEGSSEKVDYAKTVRLLVSSLVPSIAPTMDSATIQLSQKLRDEPSYVATAECEKELKMAIAMRVALDKQSVEEMVRALDTLLEKLSAQLIELIERSENSTSEIREVKRDLEALENNKPTDFKTAHKRLYAIASTLEEKVEVLSKDLKVHNEKVTQMGKKIAALEEDLAQATQASREDFLTKLFNKRAIEEYLNVKEAEFERHGRSFCVAMLDLDYFKTVNDTYGHDAGDAVLLAFAKILKEEARTSDIVGRYGGEEFLAILGDTELLGAKVFCEKVRNHVEQAHFMYQGQRISISVSIGVAQRSDYPSMKALVNGADERLYDAKRKGRNRVEPA; from the coding sequence ATGACCATTAATCAAATCGTCCGAAATACGGTAGAACGGCTTAAAAGCGAAGGGAAGATATGGACTCCCGATACGTATGCCGAAACGTTTTGTTCTGAGGCAAAAAAAGCGGGATTTTCCGTTGAAGATTGCAGCGGAATTGATCGTTATACCCCACTGTTCGATAAAAAAACGGCGGAAGAGATCAAGCAATACCGTGTCCGAACAACCGCCGAACTGATCCGTTTCCTCATTTCCAAACTTAGTCGTCTTAACCCTAATGAAGCCTCTGTATTGGTTGAACTTTTGAGTTCATTGGCAAAACAAATGGCCCAAAGCATCGATGTTCTTCATAACCCGGAAGCCTCAGCACTGGCTAAAAAAACGGTTGCCATATTAGAAACCCAAGGCGGTGCGACACAGATTGATCTGCTCAAACAAGCATGGGTCAATTTCCTCACGTTGTATGATGACTCTTTTTTGATGAAATTGGCACCGTTCGGATCGGTCGATACGGCTAATTTACGCAGTACAATCGAGAATCTTCGTTTCCAGGAAGGGAGCAGTGAGAAAGTCGATTATGCGAAAACGGTTCGTCTTTTAGTCTCTTCTTTGGTTCCCTCAATCGCCCCTACCATGGATAGCGCGACGATCCAGCTTTCACAAAAACTTCGGGATGAACCTTCTTACGTCGCTACTGCAGAGTGCGAAAAAGAACTTAAAATGGCTATTGCTATGCGGGTGGCTTTGGATAAGCAAAGCGTTGAAGAAATGGTGAGAGCACTTGACACACTTTTAGAGAAACTCTCCGCACAACTTATCGAATTGATAGAGCGAAGCGAAAACTCGACCAGCGAGATTCGTGAGGTTAAGCGAGATCTCGAAGCGTTAGAAAACAATAAACCTACCGACTTTAAAACAGCGCACAAACGTCTTTATGCGATTGCCAGCACCTTGGAAGAAAAAGTTGAAGTGTTGAGCAAAGATTTAAAAGTACACAATGAAAAAGTGACGCAGATGGGGAAAAAGATCGCGGCACTCGAAGAGGATTTAGCTCAAGCGACGCAAGCTTCTCGTGAAGATTTTTTAACCAAACTTTTTAATAAACGGGCAATCGAAGAGTACCTGAATGTCAAAGAAGCTGAATTTGAGCGTCATGGACGCAGTTTTTGTGTCGCCATGCTGGATCTGGACTATTTTAAAACGGTTAATGATACGTATGGACATGATGCGGGAGATGCTGTATTGCTTGCATTTGCTAAAATCCTCAAAGAAGAAGCGCGTACCAGTGATATTGTTGGACGTTACGGCGGAGAAGAGTTTTTAGCGATTTTAGGAGATACGGAACTTTTGGGTGCAAAAGTATTTTGTGAAAAAGTACGTAACCATGTGGAGCAAGCCCATTTTATGTATCAAGGACAGCGTATCAGTATCAGTGTGAGCATCGGTGTGGCTCAGCGTAGTGATTATCCTTCCATGAAAGCCTTGGTTAACGGGGCGGATGAGCGACTATACGATGCCAAACGCAAAGGGCGAAATCGCGTCGAGCCTGCATGA
- a CDS encoding Mur ligase family protein, with amino-acid sequence MKLSDFLAAKPLFYDVIDYDRFPIVYREIEHLLPKPKIIHLVGTNGKGSTGRFLATALHRSGKKVGHYTSPHILHFNERIWIDGDEISDEALETAHQKLLLMVNRKSAEALSYFEYTTLLAMVSYAECDYIVLEAGLGGEYDATAVFPKALSIFTPIDYDHAAFLGTTIESIATTKLNSMQSVALLGKQKHPIVESIARTIADAQGCKLDTLSERVTPNIQELALHLAMKNSLSDYLRDNLTLAMAAYELLGYETDESLFDQSALFGRLSRIASNITLDVGHNALAAESIAGAYTGKKVTLVYNTYGDKDYQEILSLLKPIIECVEIINVAEGRIVERDQLESVLEKLEIPYGVFESIEEDKEYLVFGSFSVAETFLKRMNVTSTMV; translated from the coding sequence ATGAAACTGAGCGATTTTTTAGCGGCCAAGCCTCTTTTCTATGATGTGATCGATTATGATCGTTTCCCGATAGTGTACCGTGAGATTGAGCACCTTCTGCCGAAACCTAAAATTATTCATCTTGTCGGGACCAACGGCAAAGGCTCAACCGGACGATTTCTGGCCACAGCCTTACATCGTTCAGGGAAGAAGGTAGGACATTACACCTCTCCTCATATCCTCCATTTTAATGAGCGGATATGGATAGATGGCGATGAGATTAGTGATGAGGCTTTGGAAACTGCCCATCAGAAGCTTCTTTTGATGGTGAACCGCAAAAGTGCCGAAGCCCTCAGCTATTTTGAATACACGACTCTTTTGGCAATGGTTTCCTATGCAGAGTGTGACTATATCGTACTTGAAGCGGGACTTGGGGGAGAATATGATGCCACAGCCGTATTTCCTAAAGCGCTCAGTATCTTTACCCCTATCGATTATGATCATGCGGCGTTTTTGGGGACTACCATCGAGTCCATTGCCACGACCAAATTGAATAGCATGCAAAGTGTTGCCCTTTTAGGGAAGCAGAAACACCCAATAGTTGAATCGATTGCTCGCACTATAGCGGATGCACAAGGGTGTAAGCTTGATACACTTTCAGAACGCGTTACACCAAACATTCAAGAACTGGCATTGCATCTTGCCATGAAAAACAGTCTCAGCGACTATTTACGTGATAATCTGACGTTGGCGATGGCCGCATATGAGCTTTTGGGCTATGAAACGGACGAATCGCTGTTCGATCAGAGCGCATTGTTTGGCCGTTTGAGCCGTATCGCTTCAAACATTACATTGGATGTAGGGCATAACGCATTGGCAGCAGAGTCAATAGCTGGAGCGTATACCGGTAAAAAAGTGACTTTGGTCTATAACACCTACGGGGACAAAGATTACCAAGAAATTTTGAGCCTTTTAAAACCGATTATCGAGTGTGTCGAGATAATCAATGTAGCTGAAGGACGGATTGTCGAGCGTGATCAGCTTGAATCGGTATTGGAGAAATTGGAAATACCCTATGGCGTATTTGAATCGATTGAAGAAGATAAAGAATATTTGGTCTTTGGCTCTTTTAGTGTAGCCGAGACGTTTTTAAAGAGGATGAATGTCACAAGCACGATGGTATGA